In one Bryobacteraceae bacterium genomic region, the following are encoded:
- a CDS encoding di-heme oxidoredictase family protein, translating to MTNRILFSLFVAGLACSVPLAGQRRPGGGAQENPPAAADGVRDPGPRPGPALGGQPLPGLTVGERAVFEQAKIAFEEADDVDEGLGPRFNLDSCVGCHSFPASGGSAPAVNPQIAVATKMGAQNRVPPFLRPDGPVRVVRFRQAADGSPDGGVHSLFVITGRSDAPPGCNIQQPDFSQQGNLVFRIPTPAFGLGLIEAIPDSTLRASFAASAARRQALGIAGRFNTNGNDGTITRFGWKAQNKSLAIFSGEAYNVEIGVTNDLFPQEREEDPACAVTASTEDHADHDGRAFSDVEMFTQFMRLLDGPRAAASTAASQRGRQAFEAVGCAACHTPVLRTGRSTVAALDRKEARLYSDLAIHRMGALLGDGVTQGDARGQDWRTSPLWGLGQRLFFLHDGRTRDLVEAIRMHDSPGSEAHAVVDNFNALPAASQQDLVEFLRTL from the coding sequence ATGACGAATCGAATCCTTTTTTCTCTTTTTGTGGCCGGGCTGGCATGCTCGGTTCCGTTGGCCGGACAACGGCGTCCGGGAGGCGGCGCGCAGGAGAATCCACCGGCGGCGGCGGACGGCGTGCGCGATCCGGGTCCGCGACCGGGGCCGGCGCTGGGGGGGCAGCCACTGCCGGGGCTGACCGTTGGCGAGCGCGCGGTGTTCGAGCAGGCCAAGATCGCTTTTGAGGAGGCCGACGATGTGGACGAGGGTCTCGGGCCGCGTTTCAACCTCGATAGCTGCGTGGGATGCCACTCGTTTCCGGCGAGTGGCGGCAGCGCCCCGGCGGTGAATCCGCAGATCGCGGTGGCGACCAAGATGGGCGCGCAGAACCGCGTCCCCCCGTTCCTGCGTCCCGATGGACCCGTGCGCGTGGTGCGTTTCCGGCAGGCGGCGGATGGATCGCCGGACGGCGGAGTTCATTCTTTGTTCGTGATCACGGGACGGAGCGACGCCCCGCCGGGATGCAACATCCAGCAGCCGGATTTTTCGCAGCAGGGCAACCTTGTGTTCCGAATTCCGACTCCGGCGTTCGGGCTCGGGCTGATCGAAGCGATTCCGGATTCGACGCTGCGGGCGAGCTTCGCGGCGAGCGCGGCGCGGCGGCAGGCGCTTGGGATCGCGGGCAGGTTCAACACGAACGGTAACGACGGCACGATCACGCGGTTCGGCTGGAAGGCGCAGAACAAGTCGCTGGCGATCTTTTCGGGCGAGGCGTACAACGTGGAAATCGGCGTGACCAACGACCTGTTCCCGCAGGAGCGCGAAGAGGATCCGGCGTGCGCGGTTACGGCGTCGACGGAGGACCATGCGGATCATGACGGACGGGCGTTCTCCGACGTAGAGATGTTCACGCAGTTCATGCGGCTGCTGGATGGGCCGCGCGCGGCGGCCTCAACGGCGGCGAGCCAGCGGGGGCGGCAGGCGTTCGAGGCGGTTGGCTGCGCGGCGTGCCATACGCCGGTGCTACGCACGGGCCGGTCCACGGTGGCGGCGCTTGACCGCAAGGAGGCGCGGCTGTATTCGGATCTGGCGATTCACCGGATGGGCGCGCTACTGGGCGATGGGGTGACGCAGGGGGACGCGCGAGGGCAGGATTGGCGGACGTCGCCGTTGTGGGGTCTGGGCCAGCGGCTCTTCTTTTTGCACGACGGGCGCACGCGTGATCTTGTGGAGGCGATCCGGATGCATGATAGTCCGGGGTCGGAGGCGCATGCGGTGGTTGATAATTTCAATGCGCTGCCGGCGGCGTCGCAGCAGGATTTGGTGGAATTTCTGCGGACGTTGTAG
- a CDS encoding HAMP domain-containing sensor histidine kinase yields MTGWRLSRKAAALGVLNLALAALAVLIFGRLQYGLGAESLLTGPARDRIMAAGNAFSLELNNGADPEETLAHYGHRFNSRAYLTNPGGDAIYGPRPTLPQPVLNRMSREGSGPPPRRPFFDFWGPPLRRKSGPPPKNGRPKGGPQEPFFFEVTRNPTAYWTVIRIPVETPAGRVPGMLVFQSDSLLGSTAFFDWLPWLMLTLAIVGLSILCWLPFVRGLTRAIGEMDRVTERIAQGHFDSRVSDTRSDELGHLGSQVNRLAARLQDFVRNQKRFLGDTAHELAAPIARVQFALGILEQRLAGHAVDSSLAALREEIQEMSELVSELLSFSKAGMEPQPATRDRVNLADIARKAAAREGVYAAIEIAGDLHALADPRLLMRAIGNLLRNAARYAGDIGAITVAAKREQGFVILTVSDEGPGLPPDALDQVFEPFYRPQESRSRDTGGVGLGLAIVKSCVEACGGAVTCRNRKPRGLEVAIRLEAAALS; encoded by the coding sequence GTGACCGGCTGGCGGCTGTCTCGCAAAGCGGCGGCGCTCGGCGTACTCAACCTCGCGCTCGCCGCGCTGGCCGTGTTGATCTTCGGCCGGCTCCAGTATGGGCTCGGCGCCGAGTCGCTCCTCACCGGCCCGGCGCGCGATCGCATCATGGCCGCCGGCAACGCCTTCAGCCTCGAACTCAACAACGGCGCGGACCCCGAGGAGACCCTTGCTCACTACGGACACCGATTCAACTCCCGCGCCTACCTCACCAATCCCGGCGGCGATGCAATCTACGGACCCCGGCCCACCCTGCCGCAACCGGTGCTCAACCGGATGAGCCGCGAAGGAAGCGGCCCCCCGCCCCGTCGTCCGTTCTTCGATTTCTGGGGGCCCCCGCTGCGCCGAAAAAGCGGCCCTCCGCCGAAAAACGGCCGCCCCAAGGGCGGACCGCAGGAGCCGTTCTTCTTCGAAGTCACTCGCAATCCAACCGCCTACTGGACAGTGATTCGCATCCCCGTGGAAACGCCCGCCGGACGCGTCCCTGGAATGCTCGTCTTCCAGTCCGATTCTCTGCTCGGCAGCACGGCGTTCTTCGATTGGTTGCCATGGCTGATGCTCACCCTCGCCATTGTCGGCCTGTCGATACTCTGCTGGCTGCCGTTCGTCCGCGGGCTAACGCGCGCCATCGGGGAGATGGACCGCGTCACGGAGAGGATCGCTCAGGGGCATTTCGACAGCCGTGTGTCGGATACACGTTCGGACGAACTGGGGCATCTCGGTAGCCAGGTGAACCGGCTGGCCGCGCGCCTTCAGGATTTCGTCCGCAATCAGAAGCGCTTCCTCGGCGACACCGCTCATGAACTCGCCGCGCCCATCGCCCGCGTGCAGTTTGCGCTCGGCATCCTCGAACAGCGGCTCGCCGGACACGCCGTCGATTCAAGCCTCGCCGCCCTGCGCGAAGAGATTCAGGAAATGTCGGAACTGGTGTCGGAACTGCTCTCGTTCTCGAAGGCGGGAATGGAACCGCAGCCGGCCACGCGGGATCGCGTCAACCTCGCCGATATCGCCCGCAAGGCGGCGGCCCGCGAAGGCGTCTACGCCGCCATCGAAATCGCCGGCGACCTCCACGCCCTCGCCGATCCCCGCCTGCTCATGCGCGCCATCGGAAACCTCCTTCGCAACGCCGCCCGCTATGCCGGCGACATCGGCGCCATCACCGTCGCCGCGAAACGCGAGCAGGGTTTCGTCATCCTCACCGTGTCCGACGAGGGCCCCGGCCTGCCGCCCGACGCCCTCGATCAAGTCTTCGAGCCGTTCTACCGCCCGCAGGAGTCCCGCAGCCGCGACACCGGCGGCGTCGGTCTCGGGTTGGCCATCGTCAAGAGCTGCGTGGAAGCCTGCGGTGGCGCCGTTACCTGCCGCAACCGGAAGCCGCGCGGCTTGGAAGTGGCCATCCGTCTGGAAGCGGCGGCGCTATCGTAG
- a CDS encoding response regulator transcription factor, with protein sequence MAEGEASTRLLLIEDDRRLCRLVQEYLEGMGYTVAAAHTGPAGLERALRETFDAIILDVMLPGMDGFEVLRRIRVDSMIPVLMLTGRGEEADRIVGLEMGADDYLPKTFSTRELLARLRAVLRRSIATRQAAERPDRPVWAGPLHIDPASHTATFHDEPLALTRQEFDLLLALASNPGRVKTREQLLLEVADRDSEGFDRSIDVHISALRRKLGDDARAPQWIETVRGVGYVFKKPEAE encoded by the coding sequence ATGGCCGAAGGCGAAGCCTCCACGCGACTGCTGCTGATCGAGGACGACCGGCGCCTCTGCCGCCTCGTTCAGGAATATCTCGAAGGCATGGGCTACACCGTCGCCGCCGCCCACACCGGCCCGGCCGGACTCGAACGCGCCCTCCGCGAAACCTTCGACGCCATCATCCTCGACGTCATGCTCCCCGGCATGGATGGCTTCGAAGTCCTCCGCCGCATCCGCGTCGATTCCATGATCCCCGTCCTCATGCTCACCGGGCGCGGCGAAGAGGCCGACCGCATCGTTGGCCTCGAAATGGGCGCCGACGACTATCTCCCCAAAACCTTTTCCACCCGCGAACTGCTCGCCCGCCTGCGCGCCGTTCTCCGCCGCTCCATCGCCACGCGTCAAGCCGCCGAACGGCCGGACCGGCCGGTTTGGGCCGGCCCTCTCCACATCGATCCCGCTTCGCACACCGCCACCTTTCACGATGAGCCCCTCGCCCTCACCCGTCAGGAATTCGACCTGCTGCTCGCCCTCGCCTCCAACCCCGGACGTGTCAAAACCCGCGAACAGCTTCTCCTCGAAGTCGCCGACCGCGACTCTGAAGGCTTCGACCGTTCCATCGACGTCCACATCTCCGCCCTGCGCCGCAAGCTCGGCGACGATGCCCGCGCGCCCCAGTGGATCGAGACCGTTCGCGGCGTCGGCTACGTCTTCAAGAAACCGGAGGCGGAGTGA
- a CDS encoding DUF885 family protein: MRTPAVLACAAALASAAYIAPDIESLRPAGSRDLREAIEWYSADRDALEKYYPVRYSLGRARAFEQFESAWLGALAKVRFDTLDVHGKADAVAWRSHAESARHDAVRERERIEEMHAQIPFGEAVADLFMARQRVERVDPEKAAGELARIGKVVQDLSARAAKGKASKTAAYRAARATNSLRETLKDWYGFYAGYDPLFTWWVKDPYTKLDQSLEAYATLLREKLAGIKKGDTDSIIGDPAGRAALLAQLSAEMIPYTPEELIAIAEREFDWCDREMLRASRDLGYGEDWKKALEHVKTLHVEPGKQPELVRDQVREAIAYVTSNGMITVPPQASAAWRMEMMSPERQRVNPFFTGGPLLSVSFPTDGMTHEERQMSLRGNNIHFSRATVFHEVIPGHYLQMFMNRRYRPYRDAFWTPFWMEGWALYWEMILWDRGFPETPENRIGALFWRMHRCARIVFSLKFHLGEMTPEQAIDYLVNRVGHERENAAAEVRRSVAGVDRPLYQCAYMLGALQFRALRKELVDSGRMTEREFHDKILRIGMLPVELVRASLGIGTLTPEYSSRWRFY, encoded by the coding sequence ATGCGCACCCCGGCCGTTCTTGCCTGCGCGGCCGCTCTCGCCTCCGCCGCCTACATCGCTCCGGACATCGAATCGCTCCGCCCCGCCGGATCCAGGGATCTGCGCGAAGCCATTGAGTGGTACTCGGCCGATCGCGACGCTCTCGAGAAGTACTACCCGGTCCGCTACTCACTCGGTCGGGCGCGCGCATTCGAACAATTCGAATCGGCGTGGCTGGGGGCGCTGGCCAAGGTCCGCTTCGACACGCTGGACGTTCACGGCAAGGCCGACGCCGTCGCCTGGCGCTCTCACGCCGAGTCCGCTCGCCACGATGCGGTCCGCGAGCGTGAGCGCATCGAAGAGATGCACGCGCAGATCCCTTTCGGCGAAGCGGTGGCCGATCTCTTCATGGCGCGGCAACGGGTGGAAAGAGTCGATCCGGAGAAGGCGGCGGGCGAACTGGCGCGGATCGGCAAGGTGGTCCAGGACCTTTCCGCTCGCGCCGCAAAGGGCAAGGCGTCGAAGACGGCGGCGTATCGCGCCGCGCGCGCCACGAATTCGCTCCGGGAAACGCTCAAGGACTGGTACGGGTTCTACGCGGGGTACGATCCGCTGTTCACGTGGTGGGTGAAGGACCCGTACACGAAGCTCGATCAGAGCCTCGAAGCCTACGCGACGCTGCTGCGCGAGAAACTGGCCGGCATCAAGAAGGGCGACACCGACAGCATCATCGGCGACCCGGCCGGCCGCGCGGCGCTGCTCGCACAACTGAGCGCGGAGATGATTCCATACACGCCAGAGGAGCTGATCGCCATCGCCGAGCGCGAGTTTGACTGGTGCGATCGCGAGATGCTTCGCGCCTCGCGCGACCTGGGATACGGCGAAGACTGGAAGAAGGCGCTAGAGCACGTGAAGACGCTTCACGTCGAGCCTGGGAAGCAGCCCGAACTGGTCCGCGACCAGGTGCGCGAAGCGATCGCCTATGTCACGAGCAACGGCATGATCACCGTCCCGCCGCAGGCAAGCGCGGCGTGGCGCATGGAGATGATGTCGCCCGAACGCCAGCGCGTGAATCCGTTCTTCACAGGCGGCCCGCTTCTGAGTGTTTCCTTTCCGACGGATGGCATGACGCACGAGGAGCGGCAGATGAGCCTGCGAGGCAACAACATCCACTTCTCTCGCGCGACGGTGTTCCACGAAGTGATCCCCGGCCACTATCTCCAGATGTTCATGAACAGGCGCTACCGCCCGTATCGCGACGCTTTCTGGACTCCGTTCTGGATGGAGGGATGGGCGCTCTATTGGGAGATGATCCTTTGGGACCGTGGCTTCCCGGAGACGCCGGAGAATCGCATTGGCGCGCTGTTCTGGCGCATGCACCGGTGCGCGCGGATCGTGTTTTCGCTGAAATTCCATCTCGGCGAGATGACGCCAGAGCAGGCGATCGATTACCTGGTGAATCGCGTCGGTCACGAACGGGAGAATGCCGCCGCGGAGGTGCGCCGCTCGGTGGCCGGCGTCGACAGGCCGCTATACCAGTGCGCCTATATGCTCGGCGCGCTGCAGTTCCGCGCGCTGCGGAAGGAACTTGTCGATTCAGGCAGGATGACGGAGCGCGAGTTCCACGACAAGATTCTGCGGATCGGAATGCTTCCGGTGGAACTGGTCCGGGCGTCGCTCGGGATCGGCACGCTCACGCCGGAGTATTCGAGCCGGTGGCGATTTTATTGA